The window CGGTCGCCGCGCCGGCTCTCGCCTCGTCGGAGGCCGTTTCTGCCCCCTCGTTGTCTTCGGTTACCTCCTCGCTGGCGACGTCGAGCAGGACGACCTTCCCGGCGTCGTGAGCGGCGGCGAGTCGGGCGCCGAGCATGGCCGTCGCCTCGGGATGCTCGCCGCGCATCGGGACGAGCACGCGGTCGTCGTCCTTCGTCGACCGGTAGAGATAGCGGGCCCGCTGTTCGTAGAAGTAGCTCCGCCAGACGGCGAAGACGCCGGCGACGATGGTCGACGAGAGGAAGACGCTGATGACGAAGGCGGCCTGTTGGCCGGGGTCCACGAGCAGACCGAGCAACGCCACCGCGAAGGCCGTCGCCTCCTCGATATCGAGCGCCCACGTGAGCGCGCCCGTGAGGAGGACGGCGAAGGCGGCCCCGGGTGCGTCGACTTCGATGGCACTCGGCGGTGCGGTCGGGTAGACGAAATGGACGGCAATCAGGATCGCGACCCACGAACAGAGCGCGCCCGCGGTGAGGCCGCCGACGAACCGGACCGGCGAGGCGTGCTTGCCCTCAGGGTTCGAAAAGAGCGCGTAGGTGCCGGCCGCGAGCGGCGGGAAGACGAAGAATGACAGCGAATCGAGATGGTTCGACAGGTAGGTCAGAAGCGCCACGAGCGACGGCACGAAGACGAGCATCGAGACGTGGATGATGACGTTCGTCTCCTCGAGCCGCCGGAAGAACAGGCGAATCGGCCGGCGGTCGAACCACGGGAGGCGTCGCAGGCGCCGCTCGATTCGGTCACGGAGCGACTCCGGCATACTCCATCGTCGCCGTAGAGATGCCTTAAACCCCCGGCGAACACGCCGGGTCAGGTGGCCCGTCAGTCGCCGAGCCAGCGCCGAAAGACGCCGCGTTCCGCCAGCGCCTGATACAGATAGGCGCAGGGAAGCGCCAGCGAGACGACCGCCAGCAGCGCGATGAAAAGCGCTGGCCCCGACAGCAGGCCGCTGAGTGATG of the Natronomonas halophila genome contains:
- a CDS encoding HPP family protein produces the protein MPESLRDRIERRLRRLPWFDRRPIRLFFRRLEETNVIIHVSMLVFVPSLVALLTYLSNHLDSLSFFVFPPLAAGTYALFSNPEGKHASPVRFVGGLTAGALCSWVAILIAVHFVYPTAPPSAIEVDAPGAAFAVLLTGALTWALDIEEATAFAVALLGLLVDPGQQAAFVISVFLSSTIVAGVFAVWRSYFYEQRARYLYRSTKDDDRVLVPMRGEHPEATAMLGARLAAAHDAGKVVLLDVASEEVTEDNEGAETASDEARAGAATAAVAAELEALGDRIETTLDVPCQVVVVSEGPVLGETIRQTAAETNCDIVAVPYEASDGELASYIRRLMNAEIDVLVHRTHDGRTEWNRVMVPVRRASDTAHAMIDFALRLVGSDGHASVARCIDTEKQRRSADEMLANLVGTADGRIETRVINASFGRFLRRVARTNDLIIIGSSRDRSRTSRLISPPTFEHLPDVETDIAIVDRR